A section of the Dyella jiangningensis genome encodes:
- a CDS encoding DUF2274 domain-containing protein, producing MSTTRKLRLGPLPKTESIKLTFACPATLKADLDRYAAMHAQTYGEAVDAATLIPHMLEAFMAGDRGFKRKNTATTLK from the coding sequence ATGAGCACGACCAGAAAGCTGCGGCTCGGGCCGCTGCCGAAGACCGAAAGCATCAAGCTGACTTTTGCGTGCCCGGCCACGCTTAAGGCCGACCTTGACCGCTACGCGGCCATGCACGCGCAGACCTACGGCGAGGCGGTCGATGCTGCGACGCTGATCCCGCACATGCTCGAAGCCTTCATGGCCGGGGATCGGGGATTCAAGCGAAAAAACACCGCGACCACCTTAAAGTAG
- a CDS encoding nucleotidyl transferase AbiEii/AbiGii toxin family protein, whose translation MAKFFDLSVDERLEALAQAADASGRPPHLLEKDVWVVWVLRHLFAAPYAPHLIFKGGTSLSKAYGVIRRFSEDVDLTYDIRAIAGDLIGEADTPLPASKSQEKKWTKEIRTRLAEWVTADVVPQLQQDLEQQGLPARARAEGDKVFIDYTPLASGTGYVRPAVMLEFGARSTGEPCEPRVVRCDAAAHLQGVEFLEATPQVMRAERTFWEKATAIHVFCAQGVFRGGERFARHWHDVTRLDAAGFADAAIADKALAKAVADHKSIFFAEKSSDNASIDYHAAVSGGLCLVPNDGALAKLATDYQHMVDDGLFLDEVESFDALLQQCQAIQQKANAV comes from the coding sequence ATGGCTAAGTTCTTCGATCTTTCTGTCGATGAACGGCTGGAAGCCCTGGCCCAGGCGGCCGACGCTTCCGGCCGGCCTCCCCACCTGCTGGAAAAGGATGTCTGGGTGGTGTGGGTTCTGCGTCACCTCTTCGCCGCACCCTACGCGCCGCATCTCATATTCAAGGGCGGCACCTCGCTGTCGAAGGCCTACGGCGTCATCCGTCGTTTTTCCGAGGACGTGGATCTCACCTATGACATCCGCGCCATCGCCGGCGATCTGATCGGCGAGGCAGACACGCCCCTTCCTGCCAGCAAGAGCCAGGAAAAGAAATGGACCAAGGAGATTCGCACCCGGCTGGCTGAATGGGTGACGGCCGACGTCGTCCCGCAGCTTCAGCAGGACCTGGAGCAGCAGGGCCTGCCCGCCAGGGCCCGCGCCGAAGGCGACAAGGTGTTCATCGACTACACGCCGCTGGCGTCAGGAACGGGCTATGTGCGGCCGGCGGTCATGCTCGAATTCGGCGCGCGCTCCACCGGGGAGCCATGCGAACCGCGCGTGGTCCGCTGCGACGCTGCCGCGCACCTGCAAGGCGTGGAATTTCTCGAGGCGACGCCGCAGGTGATGCGCGCCGAGCGGACCTTTTGGGAAAAAGCCACCGCGATCCACGTGTTTTGCGCGCAAGGGGTCTTTCGTGGTGGCGAGCGCTTTGCGCGTCACTGGCACGACGTAACGCGTTTGGACGCCGCCGGCTTCGCTGACGCGGCGATCGCCGACAAGGCACTCGCGAAGGCCGTGGCCGATCACAAGAGCATCTTCTTCGCAGAAAAAAGCTCGGACAACGCATCGATCGACTACCACGCCGCGGTCTCGGGCGGGCTGTGCCTGGTGCCAAACGACGGGGCCTTGGCCAAGTTGGCCACCGACTACCAGCACATGGTCGATGACGGGCTGTTCCTCGATGAGGTCGAATCGTTCGACGCCCTCCTCCAGCAATGCCAGGCCATTCAACAGAAGGCGAATGCGGTATGA
- a CDS encoding TrbI/VirB10 family protein — protein sequence MSQDETPDVPISDAAPEAAPKVAPENVALRAQPRPVTRLNRRTLALLAGGLGAAVLGATMWSLQPKHPRGNTDASELYNVDRVSKSEELGQLPADYSKLPPQPTPLPAKVPELGPPLPGDLGPAIVQSQQPVVANYAPSGQDAAAAERDALRKEAEAAAGSSVFFRSSNPQRAAAATAASTQTVSAVPAPGLAGFDPQAASPASTAEQPADPTAVQNRQDQKEAFQKAGTTQTRNSGSLQAPASPYQVMAGTVISAALVTGIKSDLPGDVIGTVTAPVYDTATGRYLLIPQGSRILGKYNSQVAYGQSRVQIVWNRIILPDTSSLTLDNLAGADPAGYAGLEDGVDWHWGRILAGAALSTILGAGSELAVSNQGNANGNTVIAFRDSAQDTANQVGQEFTRRNLNIQPTLTERPGLPVSIIVNRDIVLRPYQPLFFNRGALQ from the coding sequence ATGAGCCAGGACGAAACCCCAGATGTGCCGATTTCCGATGCCGCGCCCGAAGCCGCACCCAAGGTCGCACCAGAAAATGTGGCGCTGCGGGCGCAGCCGCGCCCGGTGACGCGCCTGAACCGTCGCACGCTGGCGTTGCTGGCTGGTGGCCTCGGCGCTGCGGTGCTGGGCGCAACGATGTGGTCGTTGCAACCGAAGCATCCGCGCGGCAACACCGATGCGAGCGAGCTATATAACGTCGATCGCGTATCGAAGTCCGAAGAACTCGGCCAGCTTCCCGCTGACTACTCGAAGCTGCCGCCGCAGCCGACACCGCTGCCGGCGAAAGTGCCAGAGCTAGGGCCGCCGCTGCCGGGCGATCTCGGCCCGGCTATCGTCCAGTCGCAGCAGCCGGTGGTGGCCAACTACGCGCCGTCCGGTCAGGATGCGGCGGCGGCCGAGCGCGACGCACTGCGCAAGGAGGCCGAAGCGGCGGCGGGGTCGTCGGTGTTCTTCCGCTCCAGCAACCCGCAGCGCGCCGCTGCCGCGACCGCTGCGTCTACGCAAACTGTTTCGGCTGTGCCGGCGCCCGGCCTAGCGGGTTTCGACCCGCAGGCCGCAAGCCCGGCCTCTACAGCGGAGCAGCCGGCCGATCCGACCGCCGTGCAGAACCGGCAAGACCAGAAAGAGGCGTTCCAGAAAGCCGGAACTACGCAAACCCGTAATTCCGGCAGTCTGCAAGCGCCGGCCTCGCCGTATCAGGTGATGGCCGGCACCGTAATCTCGGCGGCGCTGGTGACGGGTATCAAGTCCGACCTGCCGGGCGACGTGATCGGCACCGTGACGGCACCGGTGTACGACACGGCGACGGGCCGCTATCTGCTGATTCCGCAGGGTTCGCGCATCCTTGGCAAATACAACAGCCAGGTCGCCTACGGGCAGAGCCGCGTGCAGATTGTGTGGAACCGCATCATCCTACCGGACACGTCTTCGCTCACGTTGGACAACCTGGCTGGTGCCGATCCGGCTGGCTACGCCGGTCTGGAGGATGGCGTCGACTGGCATTGGGGACGCATTCTGGCTGGTGCCGCGCTGTCCACTATATTGGGCGCGGGTTCCGAGCTGGCCGTCTCGAACCAGGGCAATGCCAACGGCAATACAGTGATCGCGTTCCGGGATAGCGCTCAGGACACGGCCAATCAGGTCGGCCAGGAATTCACGCGCCGCAACCTCAACATCCAACCGACCTTGACCGAACGACCGGGGCTGCCAGTCAGCATCATCGTTAACCGCGACATCGTGCTGCGGCCGTACCAGCCACTGTTCTTCAATCGGGGAGCTTTGCAATGA
- a CDS encoding DUF6088 family protein, producing the protein MQTLAKQVLEHAAGLPEGTPLVAKELLHLGTRAAVDQVLSRLVQRGTLLRAGRGIYVLPVESRFGSRAPSASKMVEGLAHQRGETIVSHGAAAANALGLTTQVPVRSVYLTSGPSRRLKLGAQTVEFRHAPVWQLIFPGRAAGDVVRALAWLGPERAGEALRTLRTKLPPAEIKEVASARARLPTWMAKEVSALVSHG; encoded by the coding sequence ATGCAAACCCTCGCCAAACAAGTTCTGGAGCACGCCGCCGGATTGCCGGAGGGCACACCCTTGGTCGCCAAGGAACTGCTCCATCTGGGAACCCGGGCGGCGGTAGACCAGGTGCTGTCTCGACTCGTCCAGCGCGGCACCCTTCTGCGCGCCGGCCGTGGCATCTATGTCCTTCCGGTGGAGAGCCGTTTCGGTTCTCGCGCTCCCTCGGCCTCCAAAATGGTCGAGGGACTGGCCCACCAACGCGGCGAAACCATCGTGTCGCATGGTGCGGCGGCGGCCAACGCGCTGGGCCTCACCACGCAAGTGCCCGTGCGCTCCGTCTACCTGACCTCCGGCCCCAGCCGCCGTTTGAAGCTGGGAGCCCAGACCGTCGAATTCCGGCACGCGCCGGTATGGCAGTTGATCTTTCCTGGCCGCGCTGCCGGTGATGTCGTGCGGGCGCTGGCCTGGCTGGGGCCAGAGCGCGCAGGTGAAGCGCTGCGCACGCTACGCACCAAACTGCCGCCGGCCGAGATAAAGGAAGTCGCATCGGCACGTGCGCGCCTGCCGACATGGATGGCGAAGGAAGTAAGCGCGCTGGTGTCACATGGCTAA
- a CDS encoding argonaute/piwi family protein — protein MGRQLQLNFTPLRVRGDAIRLQTLPFKDAQQFRELRDEHRAHYAVTRRSDQIVALPLALGATPIGEEKVVSVVENASLIRPLLEQRLVTLLSSNRRLVARYNPITTVGRTLPTGFTEADRHLHLQSRVLIAIRSLKLPDAEPLGLLWDIEIQKTCATSLAVLHGQGVRLDGLTVERQVPVEDVRMLPYRRLVGRVGAITDGHARLSERFQNVEELLPLDELYLEASPENLRHLLQHVTRNTSGRVQGKIDEIVFENSRGRARMEHIARISDWLRGLGEIELQEGLSVGIGNLLSEKDAQNFPRFIEGTTPTYVFDAGTLKSESRAAVGLSKFGPYSRHVFTPTRPNVCVICDRARRGQFELFLRKFRDGLSVDGKSLPFGRGFLGIYGLQDINLTFVEADAFTADAYHAAASKAVRMGAEGMPWHLALVQTERDSRQLAPQKNPYLVAKAAFLSNQIPTQFVAFETFSMAPASLAYTLSNLALAVYAKLGGIPWLIKSDKGIAHEVVIGLGSAAIGESRFSRKERIVGITSVFRGDGGYLLSNLSNAVPMSKYGEALTESLQATLQRVRNEMNWIKGDSVRVIVHAFKPMRNTEVESVKAALKEFSEFDLQFAFLHVKQDHPYLLFDDDSIGTKGRGEKTPVRGLFAEVGHNETLLTLTGPQQLKRPTDGLPKPLLLSLHRDSTFTDIIYLTKQVYWFSNHSWRSFLPAAMPVTIYYSDLVAGLLGRLDRLGSRWSPSVMLGKIGTTRWFL, from the coding sequence ATGGGACGACAGCTGCAGCTCAATTTCACGCCGTTGCGGGTGCGCGGCGATGCCATTCGGCTGCAGACCTTGCCGTTCAAGGACGCGCAGCAATTCCGGGAATTGCGTGACGAGCACCGCGCGCACTACGCCGTCACCCGTCGCTCGGATCAGATCGTGGCGCTGCCGCTTGCATTGGGCGCTACGCCTATTGGCGAAGAGAAGGTTGTTTCGGTAGTTGAGAATGCTTCGCTCATTCGTCCGCTGCTCGAACAACGTCTCGTGACGTTGCTCAGTTCCAATCGACGACTGGTGGCGCGCTATAACCCGATTACCACGGTTGGTCGCACCTTGCCGACGGGCTTCACCGAAGCCGACCGGCATCTTCATCTGCAGTCGCGCGTCTTGATCGCGATTCGCTCGCTAAAGCTGCCGGACGCAGAACCACTCGGTCTTTTGTGGGACATTGAGATACAGAAGACCTGCGCAACCAGTCTTGCCGTCTTGCATGGGCAAGGCGTTCGGCTGGATGGGTTGACGGTCGAGCGCCAGGTGCCGGTCGAAGATGTGCGCATGCTGCCTTATCGCCGGTTGGTGGGCCGAGTCGGGGCCATCACGGACGGCCACGCGCGCCTGTCCGAGCGGTTTCAGAATGTGGAGGAGTTGCTTCCACTTGACGAGCTGTACCTGGAGGCCTCACCTGAGAATCTTCGGCACCTGCTGCAACACGTCACGCGGAACACGTCGGGCAGGGTGCAGGGCAAGATCGATGAGATCGTGTTCGAGAACAGCAGAGGGCGTGCGCGTATGGAGCACATTGCCCGCATTTCGGACTGGCTCCGCGGCCTCGGCGAGATCGAGCTGCAAGAAGGTCTCAGCGTTGGTATCGGCAACCTGCTGAGCGAGAAAGACGCGCAGAACTTCCCCCGTTTCATCGAGGGCACGACGCCGACCTATGTTTTCGACGCCGGCACGCTCAAGTCGGAGTCACGGGCAGCGGTTGGTCTAAGCAAGTTCGGCCCCTACAGCCGGCACGTCTTCACGCCCACACGACCGAATGTCTGCGTGATCTGCGACCGCGCGCGGCGTGGTCAATTTGAACTGTTCCTTCGGAAGTTTCGGGACGGCCTGTCGGTCGACGGCAAGTCATTGCCATTCGGCCGAGGGTTTCTCGGCATCTACGGATTGCAGGACATCAACCTGACGTTCGTGGAGGCGGATGCGTTCACGGCCGACGCCTACCATGCGGCTGCTTCCAAAGCAGTCCGGATGGGCGCCGAGGGTATGCCCTGGCATCTGGCCTTGGTGCAGACCGAGCGGGATTCACGCCAGTTGGCGCCGCAGAAGAATCCGTATCTGGTGGCCAAGGCGGCGTTTCTCTCCAACCAGATCCCCACGCAGTTCGTAGCGTTCGAGACGTTCTCGATGGCACCGGCCAGTCTCGCCTACACCCTCAGCAATCTCGCCCTTGCGGTCTATGCCAAGCTCGGCGGCATTCCTTGGCTGATCAAGTCGGACAAGGGCATCGCACACGAGGTGGTCATCGGCCTGGGCAGCGCCGCGATTGGCGAATCCCGATTTTCTAGGAAAGAAAGAATCGTCGGAATTACCAGCGTCTTTCGCGGCGACGGCGGCTATCTGCTATCGAATCTGTCGAACGCCGTCCCCATGTCGAAGTACGGCGAGGCCCTGACGGAATCATTGCAGGCGACCCTTCAGCGTGTACGCAACGAGATGAACTGGATCAAGGGCGATTCGGTACGCGTGATCGTTCATGCGTTCAAGCCGATGCGCAATACTGAGGTGGAATCGGTCAAGGCGGCGTTGAAGGAGTTCTCTGAATTCGATCTGCAGTTCGCCTTCCTGCACGTCAAACAGGACCATCCGTATCTGCTGTTTGACGATGATTCCATCGGGACCAAGGGCAGGGGAGAGAAGACGCCGGTTCGAGGCCTTTTTGCGGAAGTAGGACACAACGAGACGTTGTTGACGTTGACGGGGCCGCAGCAGCTCAAGCGCCCGACGGATGGCCTACCCAAACCGCTACTGCTAAGCCTGCATCGCGATTCGACGTTCACGGACATCATCTATCTCACCAAACAGGTCTATTGGTTTTCGAACCATTCCTGGCGCAGCTTCCTGCCGGCGGCGATGCCGGTCACCATCTACTACTCCGACCTTGTCGCGGGTCTCTTAGGGCGGCTTGACCGGTTGGGTAGCCGGTGGAGCCCGAGTGTGATGCTCGGCAAGATCGGCACAACGCGGTGGTTTCTATGA
- a CDS encoding S1 family peptidase has translation MDLRALCQSYRPALVRITVQTPMGDLSTGTAFHIGDGWLVTAAHVLRDGVVQEVVSEYASVALTVQSVIFNKDDRIDLALMKTDLDLSHYLHMTTIHGSPKGFVQTDHIEIGGHLDDWLGDELVLSKVLLMGYPPVPFSQLAVLLASEGEVNAVVDKYSGPHPHFIISCSARGGFSGGPVLSEYGFLLGVLVESLVMDGKDEETGYSSAISIEPLLVMLHDNGIYPGKNRQVVEALIAGIDNGFGKPSWRMRRMWFIEKSILKIRILIRRHKRM, from the coding sequence ATGGACCTGCGGGCGCTATGCCAAAGCTACAGGCCAGCCTTGGTGCGCATCACGGTGCAGACGCCGATGGGCGATTTGAGTACCGGCACCGCCTTCCACATTGGTGACGGCTGGCTGGTCACGGCGGCCCATGTGCTGCGCGATGGTGTCGTGCAGGAAGTGGTGTCCGAGTATGCGTCGGTGGCATTGACCGTGCAGTCGGTGATCTTTAACAAGGACGATCGCATCGACCTGGCCTTGATGAAGACCGATCTGGATCTGTCGCACTACCTGCACATGACGACGATTCATGGTTCACCGAAAGGCTTTGTGCAAACGGACCATATCGAGATCGGTGGGCATCTGGATGACTGGCTCGGCGACGAGTTGGTGCTCTCGAAAGTGCTGCTCATGGGCTATCCGCCGGTTCCGTTTTCGCAGCTCGCTGTGCTCCTGGCGTCTGAAGGAGAAGTCAACGCGGTGGTGGACAAATACAGTGGGCCGCACCCGCATTTCATCATCTCGTGTTCTGCGAGGGGTGGTTTTAGCGGTGGCCCGGTATTGAGTGAATATGGCTTTTTGCTGGGGGTGCTTGTCGAATCGCTCGTGATGGATGGCAAGGACGAGGAGACCGGCTATTCGAGTGCCATCTCGATCGAGCCGCTGCTGGTCATGTTGCACGACAACGGCATCTATCCCGGTAAGAACCGCCAGGTTGTCGAAGCGCTTATTGCTGGGATCGACAACGGCTTCGGGAAGCCGTCCTGGCGGATGCGTAGGATGTGGTTCATCGAGAAATCAATCCTAAAAATTCGGATACTGATCCGACGACACAAGAGGATGTGA
- a CDS encoding XRE family transcriptional regulator, producing the protein MSRGGIQGFESERLSQILAARRLSQAQLASLVGVSPATVSKWRSGNQAPERETLERLAGVVNVTPEWFTRAPSAKVSLPLFRSNASAHVAARAMLEARMEWAQDVALALSEFVDYPALNLPTRQFKEPDEITPDEIELAASECRDLWRIGRTAVPDLALAIEGAGVVLIREETGISQIEGLSAWSDALGRPLVLLSADKDNGYRSRFDLAHELGHLILHRFIPRPTERDRHKQLEQQAHRFAGAFLLPAETFANEVRTPVTLDDLLLLKRRWGVSVAAIVMRLRALKILDEEAAQSLFKRRSARWGAKSEPGDGDRPPERPRLLRRTIDLLVEENVMPLDSIPRHIGLAAHDIEMLVGLSEGYFQGKPKVVQLARLRSVPSSANAPIATDSNVVPFRFSPKR; encoded by the coding sequence ATGAGCCGCGGTGGTATTCAAGGTTTTGAAAGCGAGCGCCTCAGTCAGATTCTTGCCGCGAGGCGTTTGAGCCAAGCGCAACTTGCCTCGCTGGTCGGCGTGTCGCCTGCGACGGTCAGCAAATGGCGGTCGGGCAATCAGGCGCCCGAGCGGGAAACCCTGGAGCGCCTTGCCGGCGTGGTCAACGTTACGCCCGAATGGTTCACGCGCGCGCCCTCGGCCAAGGTGTCGCTGCCGCTGTTTCGCAGTAACGCGTCCGCCCACGTGGCGGCACGCGCGATGCTGGAAGCGCGCATGGAGTGGGCGCAGGACGTCGCGCTCGCGTTGTCCGAGTTCGTGGACTACCCGGCGCTGAATTTGCCGACCCGGCAGTTCAAGGAGCCCGACGAGATCACGCCTGACGAGATTGAACTGGCGGCGAGCGAATGCCGCGATCTTTGGCGTATCGGTCGTACGGCGGTGCCCGACCTGGCGCTGGCCATTGAAGGCGCTGGGGTGGTCCTGATCCGCGAGGAAACGGGCATCTCGCAGATCGAGGGCCTGTCGGCATGGAGCGATGCGCTGGGGCGCCCGCTGGTCTTACTTTCGGCCGACAAGGATAACGGCTATCGAAGCCGTTTCGACTTGGCGCACGAACTTGGCCACCTGATCCTGCATCGGTTCATTCCCCGGCCGACCGAGCGAGACCGTCATAAGCAACTGGAACAGCAAGCCCATCGCTTTGCGGGCGCATTCCTGCTGCCGGCCGAAACGTTTGCCAATGAAGTTCGCACGCCGGTGACGCTAGACGATCTTCTCTTGCTCAAACGCAGATGGGGTGTGTCCGTCGCTGCGATCGTGATGCGTTTGCGTGCGCTGAAGATTCTGGATGAAGAAGCGGCGCAGTCGCTGTTCAAACGTCGGTCCGCCCGTTGGGGCGCGAAGTCCGAGCCGGGCGACGGCGATAGGCCGCCCGAGCGGCCGCGCCTGCTGCGTCGAACGATCGATCTGCTCGTCGAGGAAAATGTGATGCCGCTTGACTCGATCCCCAGGCACATTGGCTTGGCGGCCCATGACATCGAGATGCTGGTTGGCTTATCGGAAGGGTATTTCCAGGGCAAGCCCAAGGTTGTGCAGCTGGCTCGGTTGCGTTCAGTGCCCAGCAGCGCGAACGCACCGATTGCCACGGACAGCAACGTCGTGCCGTTTCGATTTTCGCCGAAGCGTTGA
- a CDS encoding DNA-processing protein DprA: protein MNDIDAVLSNKPISPSREMAAYEALWAHQKATFKTIADCFRDSPNAMPSELVSEEEIDTALRRVRDQIAHAKIHDFGVRVHGAEDYPDRLRDAAHPVELLYYRGWWDLIDSPKRIAIVGSRSVSDDGLRRTRKLVKLLVQDGYTIVSGLAKGVDTAAHTTAIDNGGSTIAVIGTPITEYYPPENRALQDLIAEKFLLVSQVPIWRYSTQDYRSNRLFFPERNVTMSALAQATVIVEASDTSGTLAQARAALQQGRKLFILDNCFRNPKLTWPAKFQDQGAIRVTGIDDIRAALG from the coding sequence ATGAATGACATTGACGCAGTACTGAGCAACAAACCGATTTCACCGTCTCGGGAGATGGCGGCGTACGAGGCGTTGTGGGCGCATCAAAAAGCGACGTTCAAGACGATCGCTGACTGCTTCCGCGATAGTCCGAATGCGATGCCCTCCGAGCTGGTCTCGGAAGAGGAAATTGACACGGCGCTACGGCGGGTGCGAGACCAGATTGCGCACGCGAAGATTCACGATTTTGGTGTGCGTGTGCATGGAGCGGAAGACTACCCTGATCGGTTGCGCGATGCCGCGCATCCCGTCGAACTCTTGTACTACCGAGGCTGGTGGGATCTGATCGACTCGCCCAAGCGGATCGCCATCGTTGGCTCGCGCAGCGTCTCCGACGACGGCCTGCGCCGAACCCGCAAGTTGGTGAAGCTGCTGGTCCAAGACGGCTACACCATCGTCTCCGGTTTGGCCAAAGGCGTGGACACCGCGGCACACACGACGGCCATTGACAACGGCGGCAGCACGATCGCCGTGATCGGTACACCGATTACCGAGTACTACCCGCCCGAGAACCGGGCGCTGCAAGACCTGATTGCCGAGAAATTCTTGCTGGTGAGCCAGGTGCCGATCTGGCGCTACTCGACCCAGGACTACCGTAGCAACCGCCTGTTCTTCCCGGAACGCAATGTCACGATGTCAGCGCTCGCGCAGGCAACGGTCATCGTCGAAGCCAGCGATACGTCGGGCACCCTGGCGCAGGCACGCGCGGCCCTGCAGCAGGGTCGCAAGTTGTTCATTCTGGACAACTGCTTTCGCAATCCAAAGCTGACATGGCCGGCCAAGTTCCAAGATCAAGGGGCCATCCGCGTCACCGGCATCGACGACATCAGGGCAGCTCTTGGCTAA
- a CDS encoding phosphoribosyltransferase — MLIVMTSPDAVLRNGQPDPQLAQVLINAKAAGNPVGLISNHGEPAWFNGAFGTSGVQFLQSRGRQSGEIVSQNAKKFGLNPFDALVLAAKDEDVQMGKNGGAILVAAGWSAAPQVASLGIRVDTAAQLQEIINLTAGWSGQWWYAGDAGRYRVRALSDLSGLGKDVTQQLFAQRLTATVKGGGGRLNALLAVTSRSLLMEKVNELDGLVWGVYPSSKSANDDDEILSDFTHRLRTTVSRVRFSKRDEPLFIRHTPSPKRSAGGGGDRTDPTGQILTVHLNPFYKQSGRLVGKHVIVVDDCTTYGVSFGVAAAFLRKAGAASVTGVALGKFGNQLRYYEIDITTDPYQPVVAGGFTGAAPGWFAGATSGIAQQVLLTLIP; from the coding sequence ATGCTGATCGTCATGACCTCTCCGGACGCTGTCCTGCGTAATGGCCAGCCCGACCCGCAACTCGCCCAGGTGTTGATCAACGCCAAGGCGGCGGGCAATCCCGTGGGCTTGATTTCCAATCATGGGGAACCGGCCTGGTTCAACGGTGCGTTTGGTACCAGCGGCGTTCAGTTCCTGCAAAGTCGAGGGCGGCAATCGGGCGAGATCGTGTCGCAGAACGCCAAGAAGTTTGGGCTCAATCCCTTCGATGCGCTGGTTCTCGCGGCAAAGGACGAAGACGTCCAGATGGGCAAGAACGGCGGTGCGATTCTCGTGGCAGCCGGATGGTCGGCAGCACCGCAGGTCGCCTCACTGGGCATTCGCGTGGACACTGCCGCGCAGCTGCAAGAGATCATCAACCTGACGGCCGGCTGGTCGGGACAGTGGTGGTATGCAGGCGACGCCGGCCGCTATCGCGTGCGTGCGCTCAGCGACTTGTCCGGCCTTGGCAAGGACGTCACGCAGCAACTGTTTGCGCAGCGGCTGACCGCCACCGTCAAAGGTGGCGGCGGGAGACTGAATGCCTTGCTGGCCGTCACCTCGCGTTCGCTGCTCATGGAAAAAGTGAACGAACTGGATGGACTGGTATGGGGCGTCTATCCGTCGTCGAAGAGTGCGAACGACGATGACGAGATCCTCAGCGATTTCACGCATCGCTTGCGGACGACGGTTTCCCGCGTTCGCTTCTCCAAGCGGGATGAGCCGCTGTTCATCCGTCACACCCCTTCGCCGAAGCGCTCGGCGGGCGGTGGCGGTGATCGAACCGATCCGACCGGCCAAATTCTGACCGTTCATCTGAACCCGTTCTACAAACAGAGCGGACGATTGGTCGGAAAGCATGTGATCGTCGTGGATGACTGCACGACCTACGGGGTGTCGTTTGGCGTTGCCGCGGCCTTCTTGCGCAAAGCCGGTGCCGCCTCCGTGACGGGTGTTGCGCTGGGGAAGTTTGGCAATCAGTTGCGTTACTACGAGATCGACATCACGACAGATCCGTATCAGCCGGTCGTCGCCGGCGGCTTCACCGGGGCCGCGCCGGGGTGGTTTGCCGGCGCCACCAGTGGCATCGCTCAGCAGGTTCTGCTGACCTTGATCCCGTAA
- a CDS encoding HNH endonuclease signature motif containing protein, translating to MNQRTLDTLVQYGVASDLAEKANDAGLTVSKARVLSQKDMVSKYGLSESEAKALAVAVRRAAIDPDVAQLLLESSNFVCCACKGAKSPAYIIHHIVEYEKTQDNSYTNLAVLCPTDHDLAHQGGLTLRLTDDQIRRAKASWEKSVEIANAQRAAQKIDVSDDAIDYVNVKRIEELCVRLFKKIPNTDLTGGLKRVGILKTDGSFDQKYVQTNLSGGRYLFDYITHQETEHYKQLMQEIAKTVDFVDLDAAASAGRPQLKATEGAYAFFIGGVYAKKPDLPITASTPPVVMHYSRKNLRIEWILDPIFLMSMSAIGRIGGKNRYIIYCLVRTVDEQDDGSILVKASPLLIAQPTKYVNKIPAIGYQRKYEQYVEAELADEDDFDSQDDAGKGL from the coding sequence ATGAATCAAAGAACTCTAGACACGCTGGTCCAGTATGGTGTTGCAAGCGATTTGGCGGAGAAAGCTAACGACGCAGGGCTCACAGTTTCCAAGGCACGAGTGCTTAGCCAGAAAGACATGGTGTCCAAGTACGGCCTGTCTGAAAGTGAGGCGAAAGCTCTTGCCGTCGCGGTGCGGCGCGCGGCGATCGACCCTGACGTCGCACAGTTGCTTCTCGAATCCAGTAACTTCGTTTGCTGTGCATGTAAGGGTGCGAAGAGCCCTGCGTACATCATCCACCACATAGTTGAGTATGAGAAGACGCAGGACAACAGTTATACGAACCTGGCGGTTCTCTGTCCGACTGATCACGATTTGGCGCACCAAGGGGGGCTGACGCTACGCTTGACCGATGATCAGATCAGACGGGCGAAGGCTTCTTGGGAGAAGAGCGTTGAAATTGCGAATGCTCAACGAGCCGCGCAAAAGATTGACGTGAGCGATGACGCAATTGACTACGTCAATGTAAAACGTATTGAGGAACTATGCGTCCGACTGTTCAAGAAAATCCCGAACACTGATCTAACGGGCGGTCTGAAGCGCGTAGGCATACTGAAGACTGACGGTTCATTTGACCAGAAGTATGTACAGACGAATCTCTCCGGCGGACGCTATCTCTTTGACTACATAACGCATCAAGAGACGGAGCACTACAAGCAACTGATGCAGGAGATCGCAAAAACCGTTGACTTTGTAGATTTAGACGCCGCAGCGTCTGCGGGGCGACCGCAGCTTAAGGCGACTGAAGGGGCATATGCCTTCTTCATAGGCGGCGTGTATGCGAAGAAGCCAGACTTGCCTATCACTGCTTCGACACCACCAGTAGTGATGCATTACTCCCGCAAGAATCTTCGTATCGAGTGGATTCTCGATCCGATCTTCCTGATGTCGATGTCCGCAATTGGTCGGATCGGCGGAAAAAATCGCTACATCATCTATTGTCTAGTCCGAACCGTAGACGAGCAAGATGACGGCTCTATTTTGGTGAAAGCAAGTCCACTTCTAATCGCGCAGCCCACGAAGTACGTCAATAAGATCCCCGCTATCGGCTACCAGCGGAAGTACGAGCAGTATGTTGAGGCAGAGCTGGCTGACGAGGATGACTTTGACAGCCAAGACGACGCTGGCAAAGGCTTGTGA